One window of the Acidobacteriota bacterium genome contains the following:
- a CDS encoding glycoside hydrolase, with protein sequence MTMTDSKEFSLFRRRWLGLAATVSAASGLMGITSLIAQTGASSSGTGHDRGTRTYNIRDFGAKGDGVTLDTAAVQAALDACTNDQGGMVLVPAGTFVIGTIQMKSNVTLHIAAQGKLLGSADGKQYRAADAIPLSGDSTLNDGNVGLIFAVKAENFTIEGPGIIDGQGLQFHSPTRGVPPPSGRGGNNRPYHLLFHQCKNISVRDITLLESAYHSIRIIQSSYVKLTGIHIHNRVNSNNDGFHFISAQHVHISNCTIECQDDACALFGSCKYVTVTNCSFTTRWSVFRFGGGEAENIAVSNCLIYETYGCPIKMHCGSGARFENISFSNLIMKDVTGPIAINVGQQPRRSPQEGVSAPIQPATPQDSRSPGVVRNISFSNIHATVVVPVQLADVPFTSAYRPAEVKSCLSLNCVEGTLEKITFDNVHLTFPGGGTAEEAAVRDVPRVAGEYFETGILPSYALFVRNVQKLTLSNVRFEVAAAEARPALVFDHVSDAAVNGFSVQGTMESESTLRLIESREVLLTATRLLTRAPVFLQVEGADSAAITVDGGDLSKASSAMAFKAGASQKAVNLRV encoded by the coding sequence ATGACGATGACCGATTCGAAGGAATTTTCCCTCTTCCGACGTAGATGGCTAGGCCTGGCTGCTACAGTCTCCGCAGCTTCAGGTTTGATGGGTATCACGAGCTTGATTGCTCAAACCGGAGCGAGTTCCAGTGGCACTGGTCACGATCGCGGTACGCGCACCTACAACATTCGCGATTTCGGTGCGAAAGGCGATGGGGTCACGCTCGATACAGCGGCGGTTCAGGCGGCCCTCGATGCGTGCACCAATGACCAGGGTGGAATGGTGCTTGTGCCCGCAGGCACCTTCGTGATTGGCACGATTCAGATGAAGAGTAACGTGACTCTGCACATCGCCGCTCAAGGGAAACTGCTAGGGAGCGCCGATGGGAAGCAATATCGTGCAGCCGACGCCATCCCGCTCAGTGGGGACTCGACTCTTAACGATGGCAACGTCGGACTCATCTTTGCAGTTAAGGCCGAGAACTTCACCATTGAGGGACCGGGCATCATTGACGGCCAAGGTTTGCAGTTTCACAGCCCCACTCGCGGAGTGCCGCCACCATCGGGTCGTGGAGGAAACAATCGTCCCTACCACTTGCTTTTTCATCAATGCAAGAACATCTCGGTGCGTGATATCACGCTACTCGAGAGCGCCTATCATTCGATCCGCATCATTCAATCGAGCTATGTGAAGCTGACTGGTATTCACATTCACAATCGCGTTAACAGCAACAATGACGGCTTCCATTTCATCAGCGCGCAACATGTTCACATCAGCAACTGCACGATCGAATGTCAGGATGATGCCTGTGCCCTATTCGGCAGCTGCAAGTATGTCACTGTCACGAATTGCTCGTTCACAACGCGCTGGTCGGTGTTCCGGTTTGGAGGGGGTGAGGCCGAGAACATCGCGGTATCGAATTGCCTGATTTACGAAACATATGGCTGTCCGATCAAGATGCATTGCGGGTCAGGCGCACGGTTCGAGAATATTTCGTTTTCCAATTTGATAATGAAGGATGTCACTGGACCGATCGCGATCAATGTTGGCCAGCAACCGAGGCGTTCACCACAGGAAGGTGTGTCTGCCCCAATTCAGCCAGCGACACCGCAGGACTCCAGATCACCCGGTGTCGTTCGCAATATTTCGTTCAGCAACATTCATGCGACGGTCGTCGTTCCGGTACAACTCGCGGATGTGCCGTTTACAAGCGCCTATCGTCCCGCTGAGGTGAAGTCATGCCTCTCGTTGAACTGCGTCGAAGGTACCTTGGAGAAGATCACCTTTGACAACGTGCACCTGACCTTTCCCGGCGGCGGCACTGCTGAGGAAGCCGCAGTACGCGATGTCCCCAGAGTTGCGGGCGAGTATTTCGAAACCGGGATTTTGCCTTCCTACGCGCTTTTCGTACGCAATGTGCAGAAACTGACACTCAGTAATGTTCGCTTTGAAGTTGCCGCCGCTGAGGCTCGACCAGCTCTTGTTTTCGACCATGTCAGCGACGCAGCCGTGAATGGCTTCAGCGTGCAAGGAACTATGGAATCTGAATCGACGCTTCGGCTTATCGAGTCGCGGGAAGTACTTCTGACAGCCACGCGCTTATTGACTAGGGCACCAGTCTTCCTGCAAGTCGAAGGTGCGGATAGCGCGGCGATAACTGTTGATGGCGGTGATCTATCGAAGGCGTCATCGGCTATGGCGTTCAAAGCTGGCGCTTCGCAGAAAGCGGTGAACCTGAGGGTCTAA
- the lepB gene encoding signal peptidase I: protein MTIEAIPEKPTTISSKRQRVLWSWSRDLLLALAFSALFIVFLYQPVRVEGTSMLPGLQDQERIFINKFVYKLEPIERGDIVVFHYPFDPSKSYIKRVIGLSGDRVRIVEGQVYVNSRPLKEAYVPGEYFDYRSLPEMSVPPNSYFVLGDHRSLSNDSRDFGPVAENYIYGKAVFVYWPMEKLGLLR from the coding sequence ATGACGATAGAAGCGATTCCAGAGAAACCGACTACCATTTCGTCGAAACGCCAGCGAGTTCTCTGGAGCTGGAGCCGCGATCTGCTCCTGGCATTAGCCTTCTCCGCCCTATTCATCGTTTTTCTGTACCAGCCAGTCCGCGTAGAGGGCACGAGCATGCTTCCAGGTCTGCAGGATCAGGAGCGGATCTTCATCAATAAGTTCGTGTACAAGCTCGAGCCGATCGAACGTGGCGACATCGTTGTATTTCACTATCCCTTCGATCCGTCCAAGAGCTACATCAAACGTGTGATTGGCCTTTCAGGCGACCGAGTTCGAATCGTGGAAGGCCAAGTGTACGTGAATAGCCGTCCGTTGAAAGAAGCGTACGTGCCCGGCGAATACTTCGACTATCGCTCACTGCCGGAAATGAGCGTTCCTCCGAACTCGTACTTCGTCCTCGGCGATCATCGTTCGCTCTCAAACGATAGCCGAGACTTCGGCCCAGTCGCCGAGAATTACATCTACGGCAAAGCCGTTTTTGTGTACTGGCCGATGGAGAAGTTGGGATTACTTCGCTAA
- a CDS encoding D-2-hydroxyacid dehydrogenase: MKVLLAIHHRFELWNAPDWLGPRLKRDFPEHEFVQLKDLHGLIDEIVDAEVLIGWQLRPEQFKAARRLCWIHATTAAVHQLMFPELVASNVQVTNSSAIHGPVVAEHAIALVFALAKGLPFACMYQAQSHWGQQDLWRSDLRPREVQGATLGVIGLGAIGRECVGLAKALGMRVLASREHPDKGSEGAERVFGPAQLEQLLAEAEYVLLAAPLTSRTRAVFNDEAFSKMRRDAYFINVSRGDLVDELALERALLSKTIRAAALDVFQTEPLPAGSPLWGLENLLITPHSAALTERLWDRHYIRVTENLRRYLTGKPLLGEVPKQKVY, translated from the coding sequence ATGAAAGTTCTTCTCGCTATCCATCATCGGTTCGAACTCTGGAATGCACCTGACTGGCTTGGACCGAGACTCAAGCGCGATTTTCCTGAGCACGAGTTTGTTCAGTTAAAAGATCTTCACGGCCTCATTGATGAAATCGTCGATGCGGAAGTATTGATCGGCTGGCAGCTTCGGCCAGAGCAATTCAAGGCTGCCCGTAGGTTGTGTTGGATCCATGCGACCACAGCGGCTGTACATCAGCTTATGTTTCCCGAATTGGTTGCAAGTAATGTGCAAGTGACGAACTCCAGCGCGATTCACGGACCAGTCGTAGCTGAGCATGCCATTGCCTTAGTTTTCGCATTGGCCAAAGGACTGCCCTTCGCGTGCATGTATCAGGCACAGAGTCATTGGGGTCAACAGGATTTGTGGCGCAGCGACTTGCGTCCGCGTGAAGTTCAGGGTGCAACTTTGGGTGTGATCGGATTGGGCGCGATTGGACGAGAATGCGTTGGTCTGGCAAAGGCGTTGGGTATGCGCGTACTAGCTTCACGGGAGCATCCAGACAAGGGAAGTGAAGGCGCAGAGCGCGTATTCGGTCCAGCTCAGCTCGAGCAGTTGTTGGCCGAAGCCGAGTATGTCCTGCTTGCTGCTCCTCTCACCTCGAGAACCCGGGCTGTGTTCAATGACGAGGCCTTTTCCAAGATGCGAAGGGACGCATACTTCATCAATGTCAGCCGCGGCGATCTGGTGGATGAACTCGCGTTGGAACGTGCTCTTCTATCAAAGACGATACGAGCAGCAGCTCTGGATGTCTTCCAAACCGAGCCGCTGCCGGCAGGGTCGCCCTTATGGGGGTTAGAGAACCTGCTCATTACGCCGCATAGCGCAGCCCTGACGGAAAGGCTTTGGGATCGTCATTATATCCGCGTGACCGAGAATCTCCGGCGGTACCTGACCGGTAAGCCCCTGCTGGGAGAAGTACCTAAACAAAAAGTATATTGA
- a CDS encoding two-component sensor histidine kinase → MRVTSRRKAIAFFITLSSCVLAVAVTLNVSWIVLHWRQLGTLVLGVIFFGIVIAGLVLNTIFLIREVRRNEKQDSFLHAVTHELKTPLTSIRLYLQTLQSRKVDEEQRNEFYRVMLSDSDRLLKTVEQVLHAAELGHSRDKLEDIVDMEKLVRECLEEARTHHHLSAESLRLLVENSQGTPKVTANREELRSAISNILENAIKYSGENVDIEVQLRASDDKNVSVRVRDNGIGIPRSELKQVFKRFYRVADREVARVKGSGLGLFIVRSIAKKYGGNAFAESEGPGRGATIILQLPRVV, encoded by the coding sequence ATGCGCGTTACCAGCCGCCGCAAAGCGATCGCATTCTTTATCACGCTGAGTTCGTGTGTGCTCGCAGTTGCAGTGACGTTGAACGTCAGCTGGATCGTACTTCACTGGCGGCAACTGGGGACGCTGGTCCTGGGTGTCATATTTTTTGGCATTGTCATTGCTGGACTGGTACTCAACACTATATTCCTGATTCGGGAAGTACGACGCAACGAAAAACAGGACAGCTTTCTCCATGCCGTCACTCACGAGCTGAAAACCCCATTGACTTCGATCCGCCTCTACCTGCAAACGCTGCAGAGCCGCAAAGTGGACGAAGAGCAGCGGAACGAATTTTATCGCGTGATGCTGTCGGACTCCGATCGGTTGTTGAAGACAGTCGAACAGGTATTGCACGCCGCCGAACTGGGACATAGTCGGGACAAGCTCGAAGACATTGTCGATATGGAAAAGCTCGTCCGCGAGTGTCTCGAGGAGGCTCGTACTCATCACCATCTTTCAGCTGAGTCCCTGCGCCTGCTAGTCGAGAACAGTCAGGGCACTCCGAAGGTAACCGCCAATCGCGAGGAGTTGCGCTCTGCAATCTCGAACATCCTCGAGAATGCGATTAAGTACTCTGGGGAAAACGTAGATATTGAAGTGCAACTTCGTGCGAGCGATGACAAGAATGTCTCAGTGCGAGTGCGCGACAATGGCATAGGCATTCCTCGCAGTGAACTCAAACAAGTGTTCAAACGCTTCTATCGCGTTGCCGACCGCGAAGTGGCTCGTGTGAAGGGAAGTGGGTTGGGGCTGTTCATCGTACGGAGCATCGCAAAAAAATACGGTGGTAATGCCTTTGCCGAAAGCGAAGGACCTGGGCGCGGCGCGACGATCATCCTGCAACTGCCGCGGGTCGTATGA
- a CDS encoding oxidoreductase: MPKSALIAGSTGLVGSDCLQFLLASPEYASVTALVRKGSGISHPKLLEQLVDFESLGNFPGSDDVFCALGTTIKKAGSQPAFRRVDLEYPLLLAERSLTAGAKQFLLVSSVGANAKSGNFYLHTKGELEDALQRLPFVSLHIFRPSFLVGERKEKRTGEHLGMVLAEALKFTMVGALRKYRSIRAATVAQAMVKAAALGNTGVHIYEHDDILRLAEV; this comes from the coding sequence ATGCCCAAATCTGCGCTGATCGCCGGTAGTACCGGACTAGTTGGCTCGGATTGTCTCCAGTTCCTGCTCGCCTCGCCAGAGTACGCAAGCGTCACGGCTTTGGTGCGAAAAGGCAGCGGAATTAGCCATCCGAAGCTGCTGGAACAGCTCGTGGACTTCGAAAGTCTCGGAAATTTTCCAGGTTCCGATGACGTGTTTTGCGCGCTGGGAACAACGATCAAGAAAGCCGGATCGCAACCGGCATTCCGCCGCGTCGATCTCGAGTACCCGCTTCTCCTGGCAGAGCGCAGCCTAACTGCCGGCGCAAAGCAATTCCTGCTGGTTTCGTCGGTCGGCGCGAATGCCAAATCAGGAAATTTCTATCTGCACACCAAGGGAGAGCTTGAAGACGCATTGCAAAGGTTACCGTTTGTTTCACTGCACATCTTTCGTCCTAGCTTCCTCGTTGGGGAGCGCAAAGAAAAACGTACAGGTGAGCACCTCGGCATGGTCCTGGCAGAAGCTCTGAAATTCACGATGGTTGGAGCACTACGTAAATATCGCTCGATTCGAGCCGCGACGGTGGCGCAAGCAATGGTGAAAGCCGCCGCGCTCGGAAACACCGGAGTTCACATTTACGAGCACGACGACATCCTGAGATTGGCAGAGGTATAA
- a CDS encoding DNA-binding response regulator — MSRVLIVEDEEHLARGLKFNLEAEGIDAEVVGDGEAGLQRLLHPDSGIDAVILDVMLPGISGFEVVSQLRNAKQYVPVLMLTARGRPEDVLGGFEAGVDDYLPKPFELPILVARLRGLLRRKQWASAVDSKTSQEAGSNSEEPNTFSFDGKSIDFTTLELRLAKETIQLTVMETELLRHLIRNEGKAVSRKSILEDVWSLREDTDTRAIDNFIVRLRRYIETVPAKPKHLLTVRGVGYKFVANPK; from the coding sequence ATGAGCCGAGTTCTGATCGTAGAGGATGAAGAGCATCTCGCTCGTGGGCTCAAATTCAACCTTGAAGCTGAAGGTATCGATGCAGAAGTCGTTGGCGATGGCGAGGCTGGCCTGCAGCGACTGTTGCATCCAGACAGTGGAATCGACGCGGTCATCCTCGATGTAATGCTGCCCGGCATTTCGGGCTTCGAAGTTGTCTCTCAGCTTCGTAACGCGAAACAGTACGTCCCCGTATTAATGCTGACCGCGCGTGGCCGGCCTGAGGACGTTCTGGGCGGCTTCGAAGCTGGGGTGGATGACTATCTACCGAAGCCGTTTGAGTTGCCCATCCTCGTGGCTCGTCTTCGAGGCCTCCTTCGCCGAAAGCAATGGGCCAGCGCAGTCGATTCCAAGACATCGCAAGAGGCTGGCTCGAATTCGGAGGAACCGAACACATTTTCCTTTGATGGCAAGAGCATCGACTTCACAACGTTGGAGCTGCGGCTGGCGAAAGAGACAATTCAGCTCACGGTGATGGAGACCGAACTCCTTCGACATTTGATTCGCAATGAAGGAAAAGCAGTCTCGCGCAAATCCATTCTTGAAGATGTGTGGTCATTGCGTGAGGACACCGATACGCGCGCGATCGACAATTTTATTGTGCGCTTGCGGCGCTACATCGAAACAGTCCCAGCCAAGCCAAAACATCTGCTGACGGTTCGAGGTGTCGGCTACAAGTTCGTCGCCAATCCCAAATGA
- a CDS encoding glucosidase: MENEPVLQAKRVATKEEERLYSPFKSFVPPWRRWGPYVSARSWGTVREDYSADGDAWNYLSHDKARSKAYRWGEDAIAGICDRYQILSFGLALWNGCDPILKERYFGVTSQEGNRGEDVKEYYFYLDGTPTHSYMRMLYKYPQREFPYAELVKENQLRGGAGPEYELIDTGVFDDDRYFDIFVEYAKADAEDICIKIEAFNRGPEDAELHLIPTLWFRNTWGWTDPPGREPTILRGIEDDCSVLWADDSGGDRLHNLIFEYSVGNRFLYGPKGAQLLFTNNETNAERVYGPGSISRRQYQKDAFHRFIVNGEDCVNHEEIGTKACMVYRVKVSAGKSHVLYLRLTPDHRKSPLKDVEKIFEARRREADQFYESIHPQRADEEEKMIQRQAFAGMLWSKQIYLFDVSLWLEGDNRKFPPPESRKTIRNQHWRHLNSMRILSVPDKWEYPWFAAWDLAFQCTTLALVDPEFAKENLWVMLFEQFQHPNGQIPAYEWEFSDLNPPVHAWAVWRVYNRDLERHGVGDKKFLEKCFHKLLINFAWWVNKVDSQGNNVFEGGFLGLDNIAVIDRSERLPGGAVLEQSDATGWMGFFCLYLMRIALELAQENKVYESLAIKFFEHFIYIGSAMKHMGGRRYTLWDQQEGFFYDVLRLPNGEFHKFRVRSLVGLIPMYATEVVNSRELDRHQEFLASVKWFLSERPDLAVGCYTDARENTELHVLSILEEHQLKAILDRLWDENEFLSDYGIRSLSKFHEKHPFRFGNKEVRYEPAEADAKIKGGNSNWRGPIWFPTSYLLIRSLKKFGDAMGQNWGIYRGEKLITPSDMAAEIVNRMINLFKRDAKGRRPINGNIRKFQEDPHWRDYLLFYEYFHGDTGAGLGASHQTGWTGLVANLIHEWRR, from the coding sequence CTGGAGAATGAGCCAGTTCTCCAAGCCAAACGCGTAGCCACGAAGGAAGAGGAGCGACTCTACTCTCCCTTTAAGAGCTTCGTTCCTCCTTGGCGGCGCTGGGGACCATATGTCAGCGCGAGGTCCTGGGGCACTGTCCGCGAAGATTACAGCGCAGATGGCGATGCCTGGAATTACCTCAGCCACGACAAAGCTCGCAGTAAGGCCTACCGCTGGGGCGAAGATGCTATCGCCGGCATCTGTGATCGCTATCAAATCCTTTCCTTCGGACTGGCACTATGGAATGGCTGCGATCCGATCCTCAAAGAGCGCTACTTCGGCGTGACCTCTCAGGAAGGCAATCGCGGTGAAGATGTAAAGGAATATTACTTTTATCTCGACGGTACTCCGACCCACAGCTACATGAGGATGCTGTACAAGTATCCGCAGCGGGAATTCCCATATGCGGAACTGGTGAAGGAGAATCAACTGCGTGGAGGCGCCGGTCCGGAGTATGAGCTGATCGATACTGGGGTATTCGATGACGATCGGTATTTCGATATCTTCGTCGAATACGCCAAGGCCGATGCGGAAGATATCTGTATCAAGATTGAGGCGTTCAACCGCGGTCCCGAAGACGCTGAGCTTCACCTGATCCCCACGCTCTGGTTTCGCAATACCTGGGGATGGACGGATCCTCCCGGGCGCGAGCCTACGATCCTGCGCGGCATTGAAGACGACTGCTCAGTCCTCTGGGCCGACGATAGTGGTGGCGATCGTCTACACAACTTGATCTTCGAATATTCCGTTGGCAATCGCTTTCTCTATGGTCCAAAGGGCGCGCAGCTGCTTTTCACCAACAACGAAACGAATGCGGAGCGGGTGTACGGCCCAGGAAGTATCAGTCGCCGTCAATATCAAAAGGATGCTTTCCACCGATTCATCGTGAATGGCGAGGACTGCGTGAACCATGAAGAAATAGGCACAAAAGCCTGCATGGTTTATCGAGTTAAGGTGTCCGCGGGCAAATCGCACGTGCTCTATCTGCGGCTGACGCCAGATCACCGGAAGTCACCGCTCAAAGATGTCGAGAAAATTTTCGAGGCACGGCGTCGCGAAGCAGACCAGTTCTACGAGTCCATTCACCCGCAGCGCGCGGATGAAGAAGAAAAGATGATTCAACGCCAGGCGTTCGCCGGCATGTTGTGGAGCAAACAGATTTATCTGTTTGATGTGAGCCTGTGGCTCGAGGGTGACAATCGAAAGTTTCCTCCACCCGAATCGCGCAAGACAATCCGCAATCAACACTGGCGGCACTTGAATTCCATGCGCATCTTGTCTGTCCCGGATAAGTGGGAGTACCCATGGTTTGCAGCCTGGGACTTGGCTTTTCAGTGCACGACGCTGGCACTGGTGGATCCGGAGTTTGCAAAGGAGAACCTCTGGGTAATGCTGTTCGAGCAGTTCCAGCACCCTAACGGGCAGATTCCAGCTTATGAGTGGGAGTTCTCCGATCTAAATCCGCCGGTGCACGCCTGGGCCGTTTGGCGCGTCTACAACCGCGACCTCGAGCGCCATGGCGTTGGCGACAAGAAGTTTTTGGAGAAGTGCTTCCACAAGCTGCTCATCAACTTTGCCTGGTGGGTGAACAAAGTGGATAGCCAAGGCAACAACGTTTTCGAAGGCGGTTTTCTTGGTCTGGACAACATCGCTGTGATTGATCGCAGTGAGCGTCTGCCGGGCGGCGCGGTCCTCGAACAATCCGACGCAACCGGCTGGATGGGATTCTTCTGCCTCTATCTCATGCGCATCGCGTTGGAGCTTGCTCAGGAGAACAAGGTTTACGAGAGCCTCGCCATCAAGTTTTTCGAGCACTTCATCTACATCGGTTCGGCGATGAAGCACATGGGTGGTCGTCGCTACACGTTGTGGGATCAGCAGGAGGGCTTCTTTTATGACGTCCTGCGTCTTCCCAACGGCGAGTTCCACAAATTCCGGGTGCGTTCGTTGGTTGGGCTAATCCCCATGTACGCCACCGAAGTCGTGAATTCGCGGGAACTCGACCGCCACCAGGAATTTCTCGCGAGTGTGAAGTGGTTCCTGAGTGAGCGTCCAGATCTTGCGGTTGGCTGTTACACAGATGCACGTGAAAATACCGAGCTGCACGTGCTTTCGATTCTGGAGGAGCATCAGCTCAAAGCGATTCTGGACCGTTTGTGGGACGAGAATGAATTTTTGTCTGATTATGGAATTCGTAGTTTGTCAAAGTTTCATGAAAAGCATCCGTTCCGCTTTGGGAATAAAGAAGTTCGCTATGAGCCGGCAGAAGCCGACGCGAAGATTAAAGGGGGTAACTCCAACTGGCGCGGTCCCATCTGGTTCCCGACTTCTTATCTCCTGATCCGGTCGCTCAAGAAATTCGGCGATGCGATGGGCCAAAACTGGGGGATCTACCGTGGCGAGAAGTTAATCACGCCGTCGGACATGGCTGCAGAGATCGTCAATCGAATGATCAACCTGTTCAAACGTGATGCGAAAGGTCGGCGCCCGATTAACGGAAACATCCGCAAATTCCAGGAAGATCCCCACTGGCGCGACTACTTGCTGTTTTATGAGTACTTCCACGGAGACACGGGCGCAGGACTCGGCGCAAGTCATCAGACCGGGTGGACGGGGCTCGTGGCGAACCTGATCCACGAATGGCGCAGGTAG
- a CDS encoding acyl-CoA desaturase, with translation MSAIITPDTLTQPAVSQVYTAKRGKINWYTAFVMAVFHIGAVAALFMFSWKALLVTAILWYFSLSFGIGMGYHRLLTHRGYKVPKWVEYFLTTCATLALEGGPIFWVGTHRIHHQTSDREGDPHSPRDGGWWAHMGWIISGEVLHHGNPELERYTPDLRRDKYHAWLSKWHWVPLTTLGLILLAVGGWTYVMWGIFFRVTVGLHATWLVNSATHMWGNRRFTTKDDSTNNWWVAMVTFGEGWHNNHHAHPVSARHGLAWYEVDLNYYGICMLKALGLAKDIKVVDMPKKLREQEEKLATAKPELVSA, from the coding sequence ATGAGCGCAATCATTACACCTGACACTCTTACGCAGCCGGCCGTTTCGCAGGTTTACACCGCGAAGCGAGGCAAGATCAACTGGTACACCGCCTTCGTGATGGCGGTTTTTCATATTGGTGCAGTTGCAGCGCTGTTCATGTTCAGCTGGAAGGCGCTGCTGGTTACGGCCATTCTTTGGTATTTCTCTCTGAGCTTCGGGATCGGTATGGGGTATCACCGGCTCCTGACGCATCGTGGATATAAGGTTCCAAAATGGGTTGAGTATTTCCTTACCACTTGTGCCACTCTCGCCCTTGAGGGCGGACCGATCTTCTGGGTAGGCACCCACCGCATACATCATCAGACGAGCGACCGCGAAGGCGATCCTCACAGTCCACGCGATGGCGGCTGGTGGGCGCATATGGGATGGATCATCAGCGGTGAAGTGCTGCACCATGGCAATCCCGAACTTGAACGATATACTCCCGATCTTCGCCGCGATAAGTATCACGCCTGGCTGTCGAAGTGGCACTGGGTTCCGCTCACGACGCTTGGGCTGATTCTGCTCGCTGTCGGCGGATGGACTTATGTGATGTGGGGCATCTTCTTCCGCGTGACCGTCGGATTGCATGCCACCTGGCTCGTGAACTCCGCAACGCACATGTGGGGCAACCGTCGATTCACCACCAAGGATGACTCGACCAATAATTGGTGGGTGGCTATGGTGACCTTCGGTGAGGGATGGCATAACAACCATCATGCTCACCCGGTTTCGGCGCGGCATGGGCTCGCTTGGTACGAAGTTGATTTGAACTACTACGGCATCTGCATGCTCAAAGCGCTCGGCCTGGCAAAGGACATCAAAGTCGTCGATATGCCGAAGAAGCTCCGTGAGCAAGAAGAGAAGCTGGCAACTGCCAAGCCGGAGTTGGTTTCGGCTTAA